The region CTCGAATGGTTGTTATTAGAGTTTGATTAAGcttctcttcctcctcctccttcttcaAGTTAAGGACATACATTCCAtacaaatatgaagagaatCCCCAACAACAAAGTAGTGTTGATACTGCTTTGAGGCCGTTAAATGGATCTCCATAAACCACGACCCCCGCCGCAATATTAAACATCATGAGCGACGTCGTACATATTCCTCCCGTCAACGACGTCGTTAAAAACACCATCCCCGCCGTTCCCATAAAACAAGCCTGCCACATCACCACATTCCCTGCAATCGTCCACCAATATACACATGGACCCATGTCGAACACATTTCTAGACTCGTTAACCATTTCCTTAAACCCGCCCCCCTTGTCCACCGCCATCCCCACCACCGCTAGAGCAGTCGCCGCCGCTTCCATCACCACCTGCATCTCCATCACCATCGAATAAGAGTCCACATTTCTGTATATTATCTCCATTAGAGGGAGATAGAGTGCGAATAGCAAACCCGCCCCGACTGTGCAGAAAAACCCCACCAAATATTCAGACTGGGTCAATCCCTGAGGGCGATCGTTGTTCGCGGATAGAGCGAGAAGGACGGAGGCCAAGGAAAGCAGAACGACGCAGTTTAGGTTATGAAAGTTAACCTTTTGCTTTTGCTTGACGAGGATAATGGAGAGAATAAGGTTGAACGCCAGTTGTGATGACAAGAGTAGAGAGGAAGTGGAAAGCGGGAGGTATGAATTTCCCCATGAGAAGAGCAAGTTATTTACTCCTAGGAGGAGTCCGACAAAAAGAGAGAGTCCTAGGATTCTCGGTCTGGCGATCAATCGAGAAAAAGGACGTTTTCCGGGTGAAATTGAAGGGAAGAAATAATGAGGGATGAGGAGAGGGAATCCGGCGCATTGAACTAAAGTGGAGACCAAACGGCTTGAACCCTTATGAATGAAGTAGAATTTGGAGACAAGACTCGCTGATACGGACCCAACCAACAAGCATGCATAGTTCATCCCGATCAATATCAtgttaatattcattttgaacCGATTTTCTTCAGAAGAACTGATCTCGCTCATTCTGGATTGCATTTCTTCCCGATGACTACAAATTAATTGAAGTTTCTCATGGCCGTTGTTGCCTTCTTCGGAGGATGATGATAATCTCTCTGAAGATTTCATAGCTGATGCAGTTGGTCAAagataaagaaagagaaagaagggcTTTTGTAATTGGACAAACCAATAGCCTGTAAACTGTGGTGACTTTTCATCTAGCATTGAATAGTTTATCTGTATTTATAGTTAGGGCTGGTTAGgttcaataaattttattcagttatgttttaataatatctatttaattaattaaggaattatcCTTTAAACTAAGTGGAAATTAATTATGtgatcattcaaattattactaatactttaattttatagaattaaatataaaataatatttttataattagacccaaccataataattttgttgtcCTCAAACATCAATTCTTCAATCTATCACTTGaacattaacaaaataaaataaaaaataaaaaattatgaaagagtttttttaaaatttattttttcaactttcaaaacaatttatatttttaatgaggTACATACATcactctatttattttattttatgcacACACCTATTTGAGAGGAGGTCTATGAATAGAAAAATTAACTTCAATTACTCGTTATCTCCATTAGCTAGGTTAGGGTCCTTCCCCCTCCGTCTACGTGTAAGACAGAATTACGGCAAAATGAACTTATGGCCAACAAAGAGGTAAGACATTTACTAGCCTTGTTTTTGTActcattttgatttattttgaatcATAACGGTATAGTTTAGTGTTTGACTATGTTATGAAtgaattttcatttcttttaaaaaataattaaattgtttaaagaAACCCATATCAAACAAAGTCTATGGTacacaatttattttacttttgtcaaaaaaaaaaaaaacaataaataaataatttaaatgatttttttatttatcataatctaaatattttaaaaccattGGATGTCAGATATAGATATAGAATTTTAGTTTGCCAAAACTTACTTTAAAACTAAGGATATATATAGAGGGTACAATTTTGTTCCAATCATCATTGATATGGTAAATATCGGATATTGAGGCTTTGTTATATTAGTGGTATGCCCGAATACTAACCCCACAACCTTTTAAGCATTTTGAACtagtaaaaaaatcttataGTATGTGTAAACGAACGTTTTAAAAGCGGAACGTACGTCTTTAATAAGATACATCTGAAATTTTCGAGACGCTATAAAGGGCGATCTTATtggaaataaactcaataacaTCCATTTTTATTAGGGACACCAATAATCAATAAAGTTCGTTTCTTCGACACCATTACTCAATAAAGTCTATTTCTTTATTGACACCATCAACTAAAAAAGTCTGTATTTTTAATGGACACTGTTAACAAATAAAgtccatttttttaatcatgttatgtgtgatttttacaaaattttaaaacagaaatagttatttctaaaattggtacaatttaataaataatacattatcCTTTCAAAACAAATCATAAATCAATTCAAAAAGTATCATTAACATTTTACATCAACAATCAATGTTTACATTACAAAATATAAGAAACCATACATATATCTAAAAATGTTTAGATAACCAACCTATGGAGTCGACAGACAATATTGTAAAGAAGTTGACCATTGTGAACATATGGAGTAAGTTTGAATATTAATGCAGTAGCCGCATttgaaaattagtttgaaaGCCTTTCAAGTAGAATAGCACGGTAAAGAAGGAGGGCTCTTCAGAGAGAAACTTCATTTGGAGGTTAATCAAGCAATGCTATGGGAGACGAGCGATGTGAAGTTATCTGGAAAATAACTGATCCAATGTCCATTGAAATCATCCATTTCATATTCATCCAAATCCAGCTCCCTTAATTTTATATCAAGCATATAACTATCAATTTCTAGCTTTGAGGGCCTAATTTCTACTGTAAACAACATAAATTTccataaattaaatgaaaatcaaTTACTAAAAAACACTAAAAAAGAATAAGGCACAAACAGTAGAATTACAACAAATCACACCAAAATAAGCAAATTTAACTTCCATTTAGTAAGAATTACTAGATTCGTTTTCAACCACAAATCAAAACATGGAGGCattgaaagtaaaaaaaaatattaattatgatacGGAATAATCTACTTTTCTTAGATAACGATAAACTGAAATACCATTTAAAAACAAGGGTAATTTGGTAAAAATTCTTCAAATCATCCAATAACCCTTAAAAACAGGCAACATGTTCTTTTAAAAATCCTATTTGTGCATATCcctaatatttctaaaattgtAGCCTATTCCATCAAACAAAAGTTCTCTAAAggtaaagagaaataaaaagtaCCTGTAATTCGAGGGGAAATGGGGCCATATAGAAGTGTCTCGACGCGAAAGAGGATAGGTATGATGATCAAAATAGTCTCTTCTGTCCAATACAACATTGTCTAATGAGTTATTCAAGTTGAAGAAGGGATTAACCTCTTCATCAATTTGATATTAACGACAGAACATGATATATAACAACAAGACTTTCTATAATAAACAGTAAATTGGAGTTTATATCAAGAAAATAACGTAGAATAAACTAGTAGTAATAGTAAGTGTAAAGAAAAacattagaattagaatta is a window of Impatiens glandulifera unplaced genomic scaffold, dImpGla2.1, whole genome shotgun sequence DNA encoding:
- the LOC124917061 gene encoding probable purine permease 4, encoding MILIGMNYACLLVGSVSASLVSKFYFIHKGSSRLVSTLVQCAGFPLLIPHYFFPSISPGKRPFSRLIARPRILGLSLFVGLLLGVNNLLFSWGNSYLPLSTSSLLLSSQLAFNLILSIILVKQKQKVNFHNLNCVVLLSLASVLLALSANNDRPQGLTQSEYLVGFFCTVGAGLLFALYLPLMEIIYRNVDSYSMVMEMQVVMEAAATALAVVGMAVDKGGGFKEMVNESRNVFDMGPCVYWWTIAGNVVMWQACFMGTAGMVFLTTSLTGGICTTSLMMFNIAAGVVVYGDPFNGLKAVSTLLCCWGFSSYLYGMYVLNLKKEEEEEKL